CATGTTGAAGCCCATTTATCATACACTTGAACAGGCAGTTTCCCAGTGCGTGCTTTCTTTTCTCCTTCTGACAAGTGATCTTCTCCTGTTGTTGCTTCATAGCAAATTAGTTACAcccatcattggttgctaggatgctggagAGTGCATGCAACATAACAGCCAATAAGGATAGGTGACTTTTAGAGTAACAGCAATTCCTTTGGCCATAGAACACAGCTTTCTCATCGGAAAGTGGTAGATATACACTGCTCTGCTGTATCAGAATATACTAACTATACAAAATAATGATGTATCTATAAACAAAATAATCTGCAAATTCTTTTTTCACGAAGAAAAAATTCCCTTGAAGAAGACCAGTAATtcaaaaggtcgaaacgcgtagggtttTCATTTAAAACTATACAAGCACAAAGAGTTTATACAACATGAGTTACGTGTAATTTTCCTATTTTTTGATGCGTTATGTTGCTCGTGTTAAGGCCAGAACTGCTTTTTACGACTTCTATGTATTTATGGCAAAATATTTTTGATaccataaaacaaataaataaactatACATTTTTACCCAATTCATTGCTTTCCTTTTCAAATACGAATCTTGCTGCTAAAAAAAGACTCCTTGAGGGATCTTCCATCAAATAAGGATAGGTGACCGTCTATGTCTTATCAACCAAAGACTGTAATCCacacagtgtcattggttgcCAAGATGCAGGTGGCTGGTTTGCAGGGCATCCTTGTGCTAGGACCCCGGCGGCTGCTAGCATCCTAGCAACTATGACCCTGAGAGGGAAGTGAACGTTTAGTGGCCATAGTTAGAATGCCACCATATGAATTACAGTTGGAGATTTGGCTGGCAGGCGAACTGGCCAAATTCGAAAGTTGCAAGTAGCTTGGGTTTGGGTCAAACTTGTGGTCAACCTAACCCAAAGCTCATACCTAGTAGAGTCAACATATCGTCTCCACGTGTCAGAGTGTTCAATCATTTTATGTTCTAGACcctcaactccacccacctgatgatggtgagggatggtgtgaccttcctgtgtggaatccccggaatacagaggaggggggcatctctctggtgggttcctggtattaggtggctccatcatattcttgtgtccttctgaaaactcctccaacgctccatactcctcatcctccactttatactcttctttaataccAACATGAGTATCCCCAATGTTTCCTTTctggataaaaaataaaacattctttataaaaaaaaagcctgtgtaTGAAGCAAAACTGCCAATAATtgtcctcatctacctgatgatggtgagggatggtgtgaccttcctgtgtggaatcccgggaatacagaggacggggacatctctctggtgggtttctcgTATTAGgcgactccaccatggtgtccacgtacagatctttgtgttcgtCTTGAAACGTTGACACTTCTATCACATCACCCTCAttgtcctcctcttttatctcttcttcaacttcaactttaggatctctcaggtctccactctgaatatagaataaaaatgacatcaatggtaacaatgcagataatgtacagatcctaacgatactatcagtgattgttcctcatctacctgataatggtgagggatggtgtgatcttcctgtgtggaatcccgggaatacagaggacggggacatctctctggtgggttcccattactggatccatctgtaggaaacacacacactgactgaatacattgtttctatgtgtttatcagatgatgggggatctaggtggatcctccgtactgctctctcctttacaataaagtctcctcttacccggtgatgtgaggggcggctgattgtccatcatgacgtccttgtagagatccttgtgtccttctaaatactcccactcctccatggagaaatagacagtgacatcctgacaccttataggaacctgacacacacaatgatacagtcaccatccagacacatcccttgtctgttactggataatgtcccagaattcccggcaccgctcacctctcctgtcagcagctccatcatcttcttggtgacttctagaatcttcttatTGCATTTTATCTCAGGTGTCAGGGAGTGAGGTGGAGGCAAtttgatggtcatatgatctccagacttcacaggaggaaaactctgTATTCAACAAAAACAGTAATATGTCACATTCCCAAAATCTTTTTCACCTCTCccatcaggtctgtgttttacttATTGCTTGCGGACAGTGTCGTGCACATTTACTGCTGCGGGGCGGCTGCTCTGTGTCAGATCAcatacctagtatgtgatctgacacttctgggTCTGTGCTGCagtgataagagtgatgtcatgtgacctcccagaatcctccttacCTCTCCAataagcaggtagatgatctccaaggtgaggtttagtatcctctcGGTCATGTGACCCTGATCCTCTTCCATCCCCACTGCTGTGGTCATGTGATCTATGCAGATTTCTCTGTAGACGAATAGCGGAGAATTATCTGGACTGTATTAATTGTACAATATTAGAAAAGAGTTTGAAGGGGTTAATAGCAAGGTGTGCAATGTAAATCATTTTCTCAGGCACATTCAGGTGCATTCAGGGTGGAACATTTCAGTTTTAGTCAATGGAAATCAAAATTTGAGGAtgggatagttttttttaagcTCATTTCAGGcattcccattgaagtctatggggccaaaaacacCCCAATCTACTTTAAAGGTAGCTCATGTACCTTTCTGCACTGCAGGCATCGAGCTACAGGCACCTGAGAGTTTATTTGCGAACAGGTATAATATAACAGCATTAAATTGTGGTTGTTGAGTGGGTTTGAGCTTTGAGTGCATGTTAAAATgtgtatgtttaaatgtattgatTTGATGTAATGTATTTGATCGTCAGGGCCTTTCGCCTCGCGTATACAGCAGGATTTATGCACTCAGTAGGCTGTACAAGCTCTGAAAAGAGGCATCTGGTAGAGAGGAGATGAGAATTCCCAGACTCAGGCTGCTGTTCCCCCCGAGGGAAGACCTCCCGGACACACAGGCCGTCGTTCCCCCCGAGACAAGACCTCCCGGACACAGGCTGCTGTTCCCCCCGAGGGAAGACCTCCCGGATACAGGCTGCTGTTCCCCCCGAGGGAAGACCCCCCGGACACAGGCCGTCGTTCCCCCCGAGACAAGACCTCCCGGACACAGGCTGCTGCTCCCCCCGAGGGAAGACCTCCCGGATACAGGCTGCTGTTCCCCCCGAGGGAAGACCCCCCGGACACAGGCCGTCGTTCCCCCCGGGGGAAGACCTCCCGGACACAGGCCGGCGTTCCCCCCGGGGGAAGACCTCCTGGACACAGGCCGGCGTTCCCCCCGGGGGAAGACCTCCTGGACACACGCCCCCCGAGGGAAGACCTCCCGGACACAGGCCCCCATTCTCCCCCCCTTCCCAGGGAGACTTCCCGGACACAGGCCCCTGTTTCCCCCAATTGAGACCTCCCGGACACAGGgcgctgttccccccccccccccccccccgagggtgACCTTCCAAACACAGGCGCTGTTCCCCCTAGACTTCCCAAACAAAGGCTGCTGCTCCGAAAGAGAGAATTCCAGGACACAGGCTGCTGCTCccctaaggtccctttcacactaccgCAACTTCAAAGTCAtgtgattttgccgtgattttacGGCTGCGATTtctgggaatgcctgtgtaaacttggtctatggacctcaactcgcatcaaagtcggaccaaagtagtgcagtgactactttgaagtcggtgcaacttgtcatgtgacttgcagtcccaagttgcaggacaagtcgcacaagtgttaaGAGTTGGAGCCATGCCACGAGTGTGCCCAAATTTAAAGCATTacatgttaggcatctatttacttggcgtaacatcatctttggggtaaaaaaaattggggtaaatattgttttttattttattcaggaAAAGGTCTTTTTCCCTCAAGAAactgtgtttgaaaaattgcttcaCAAATACAATGAGACAGAACAGATTGtagcgatcgccattttattcgctAGGGTCTctcctaaataaatatatatatatatatatatatatatatatatatatatatatatatatatatatatatatatatatatatatatacagtacagaccaaaagtttggacacaccttctcattcaaagagttttctttgttttcatgactatgaaaattgtagattcacactgaaggcatcaaaactatgaattaacacatgtggaattatacataacaaaaaagtgtgaaacaactgaaaatatatttcatattctaggttcttcaaagtagccaccttttgcttggattactgcttggcacactcttggcattctcttgatgagcttcaagaggtagtcacctggcgcagcaccccatcactctccttcttggtcaaatagcccttacacagcctggaggtgtgtttggggtcattgtcctgttgaaaaataaatgatggtccaactaaacgcaaaccggatggaatggcatgccgctgcaagatgctgtggtagccatgctggttcagtatgccttcaattttgaataaatccccaacagtgtcaccagcaaagcacccccacaccatcacacctcctccgccatgcttcacggtgggaactaggcatgtagagtccatccgttcaccttttctgcgtcgcacaaagacacgggggttggaaccaaagatctcaagtttggactcatcagaccaaagcacagatttccactggtctaatgtccattccttgtgttctttatcccaaacacgtctcttctgcttgttgcctttctttagcagtggtttcctagcagatattctaccatgaaggccggattcacacagtatcctcttaccagttctagagatgtgtctgctgcaaaaggtggaagaacctagaatatgaaatatattttcagttgtttcacacttttttgttatgtataattccacgtgttcattcatagttttgattagGGCTGAAACGATTAATCGATAATATTCGATAATGAAAATCGTTGTCAACGATTTTCATTATCGATTAGTTGGTCCGTCCGCACCTTGCTTTATTTCCGTCCATCTGTCCATAAAAATCCTCCTGTCCTGTCCCGTCTTACTAGTCCGTGCCGCATGTCCTGTGTAAGGCTCCGCCGTATGACGAGGTACGTCCGCGCCGCACGTCCTGTGTATGTGATTGTGTAAGGTGCCGACGTATGACGCTGCACGTCCGCGCCGCCACTCCACGCCTCTCCTCGCCTCCGACGTCAGCGCCCCACTGAACTTCACAGCCCCGCCCGCTGCTGCCTCGAGGGAACAGAGACGAGAAGCAGCCGCGAGGAGAGCTGTGAAAGGTAGAAAACAATACCAATCTTGTAGTACAGCAACAATACCGTAACAGTACCATACATTATGACAATTCCCCATCCTCCCaactcccatcattggtgttctggGGGGTGGGTGGAATAgtagtgccctatcgttggttttcctgggggggggggggggatagtgccccattggtgttcctgggggaggggagggaatagtgccccattggtgttcctgggagggggggaatagtgccccattggtgttcctgggaggggtagctgaatagtgccccaccattggtgttcccgggaggaatagtttgggggttctacgtaattttctagcaaaaatagcttcttttttttcccatgtaggagaggaatgccagaattggcccagGATGAAAGTGGTTAATCTCAAAGAGAAACTATTAAGATACAATCATACCCATCAAAGAACAAAGCAAAAACAGAACACACACAACATAAGTCACCACTAAGAAATCATTATGTACAATaacataaattcaaataaaacactatACTAGAATAAACATAGCAACCAGCATTGCATTGAATAAATAACAtgatggaacaaaaaaaaaatattggactaAAGATTGCTACACATAAAATTAACCTAATGCTAACAtaataaaatacacttaaaaatctGGATATACTGTAaatccaggtaaaaaaaaaatactcaagcttgtaaaatgcataaaaaaaagggCATAAAAATGCTTTTCGGGGCCTGTTGGTCTCCGCTCATACGCCCACTCGGGCCTTTCTTTTCCTGCAATTTGTAGCGTATTTCTCAGCACACTTCATGGCGGCCCAAAACGTCCTTTATTTTTTGGTCCAATACTGGCCGAACCCCTCCCCTTTATAGCTCCTCATAGCCCTTACCTCCAAAAAGGAGCCAGTGATGGATGTGTCCCACGATTCTGGATGACAATGACCGATCCGGCAATGCCACACCTTCCGACACACCAAGGCTGGAAAAGAACAAATTTGTTTGGGCTACACACCCAACAAGGCGACAATGAGAATATGAcaacaacaataaacaaaaataggcaaAAATGTACAATACAACAAACAATGAGAGGAAATAGCAGCAACAGcggggctgtggagtcggtagataaatgttccgactccgacttcgactcctcagttttatgtacttccgactccgactcctctgtattaatatgcaaatgtattttatacattccttgagggaaagaaacgcaacctaccacaggactactggctgggaagccaacagtctactgtattgcacagtttaagcaaaagacaaacacaatgaaaacaatcaagtgactggatagtagcagcaggcataaacatcgggaacaggatttttaccagttcaaaaatacaaaccacattatttggttgttttagaacaaaaacaaagcttatctataatgaaacaaaatgtgtaaaacctagaaatggtttatattaatcttgaaatgtagttctaggcttagcaaatgcaaatcaattcaatgtagagttctacggaagagaattgcctctgccagatcctctttcatagaggctcttaagtcagactttattatttttagggctgaaaataatctttcgacactgacttgggtgggtggcattgcagtaactattctggccacataactaacgatctctggataaacaaggatggcttcttcaacagtaagttttgatgagcgatcatacttttcaacttcttttagtgctttataaaactcctgttggaatttttttatttggacacttactggttctctaacatgcgttccctgtaaaagcagaacacaacactatggaaagtataagtattgcagctcctaattgtgcgttgcgtgccatatagtgaagcacatgaaaagcgcgcttattcacggtcacttaacctgttcgttttgcggttacgtgaggcactgcatgcattggtctttattcttacagtagagacgtcattaattataactttttgtgaattgggacatttaaacttgcttttttttattttttattccaatctaaatttagtaggagtcggagtcggagtcggtgcattgtttgccgactccgactccaggtacccaaaatttcccccgactccgactcctcgactccacagccctgagcaACAGGATGGttgggattatagcggtgcccACAATTACAAggaatacattttataaaaaaatagaaagtttattcataaaaataacaataattgagttcaataaaaaaaaaaaaaaaaaaaagtatgatacATATCACATTTATGGTAACTGGTGTCCAACTATATACGGTGATCAATACTTGATGTTACTGTATATCCCAACGTGTTTCGCCaacattggcttcttcaggggatttcTAAGGACCACCACTTTCCTTAAagctaacattagattgaggctcattttgtcaaggggaatcgggtgttttttttttaaatcgaagcagtacttaccgttttagagagcgatcttctccaccgcttccgggtatggtcttcgggaatgggcgttcctatttgattgacagccttccgacggtcgcatacagcgcgtcaccagttgccgaaagaagctgaacgtcggtgcggctctatacggcgcctgcgcactgacgttcggctactttcggaaactcgtgacgcgctgtatgcgacggtcggaa
The sequence above is drawn from the Rana temporaria chromosome 4, aRanTem1.1, whole genome shotgun sequence genome and encodes:
- the LOC120935488 gene encoding gastrula zinc finger protein XlCGF53.1-like produces the protein MTTAVGMEEDQGHMTERILNLTLEIIYLLIGESFPPVKSGDHMTIKLPPPHSLTPEIKCNKKILEVTKKMMELLTGEVPIRCQDVTKR